A single genomic interval of Peromyscus leucopus breed LL Stock chromosome 7, UCI_PerLeu_2.1, whole genome shotgun sequence harbors:
- the Slc25a36 gene encoding solute carrier family 25 member 36, translating to MSQRDTLVHLFAGGCGGTVGAILTCPLEVVKTRLQSSSVTLYISEVQLHTMAGASVNRVVSPGPLHCLKVILEKEGPRSLFRGLGPNLVGVAPSRAIYFAAYSNCKEKLNDVFDPDSTQVHMISAAMAGFTAITATNPIWLIKTRLQLDARNRGEKQMGAFECVRKVYQTDGLRGFYRGMSASYAGISETVIHFVIYESIKQKLLECKTASMMESDEESVKEASDFVRMMLAAATSKTCATTLAYPHEVVRTRLREEGTKYRSFFQTLSLIVQEEGYGSLYRGLTTHLVRQIPNTAIMMATYELVVYLLNG from the exons ATGAGCCAGAGGGACACGCTGGTGCATCTCTTCGCCGGGGG ATGTGGTGGTACAGTGGGAGCTATTCTGACATGTCCACTGGAAGTTGTCAAAACACGGTTACAGTCCTCCTCTGTGACACTCTACATCTCTGAAGTTCAGCTGCACACCATGGCTGGAGCCAGTGTCAACCGAGTCGTGTCCCCCGGACCCCTGCATTGTCTAAA agttATCCTGGAAAAAGAGGGTCCTCGCTCATTGTTTAGAGGATTGGGCCCCAATTTAGTGGGGGTGGCCCCCTCCAG agcaaTATACTTTGCTGCCTATTCAAACTGCAAGGAAAAGCTGAATGATGTTTTTGATCCTGATTCTACCCAAGTACACATGATTTCAGCTGCAATGGCAG gTTTTACTGCAATCACTGCAACAAACCCCATTTGGCTTATAAAGACTCGGCTACAGCTTGATGCAAG gaaTCGTGGGGAAAAGCAAATGGGTGCATTTGAATGTGTTCGTAAAGTATATCAGACAGATGGACTAAGAGGATTTTATAGAGGCATGTCTGCCTCATATGCCGGCATATCAGAGACAGTTATCCATTTTGTTATTTATGAAAGTATAAAGCAAAAACTACTGGAATGTAAGACTGCTTCTATGATGGAAAGTGATGAGGAGTCTGTGAAAGAAGCATCAGATTTTGTGAGAATGATGTTAGCTGCTGCCACCTCAAAAACCTGTGCCACAACCCTAGCATATCCACATG AAGTTGTAAGAACAAGACTACGTGAAGAAGGAACAAAATACAGATCTTTTTTTCAGACACTGTCTTTGATTGTTCAAGAAGAAGGTTATGGGTCTCTTTACCGTGGTCTAACAACTCATCTGGTGAGACAGATTCCAAACACAGCCATTATGATGGCCACCTATGAATTGGTGGTCTACCTACTCAATGGATAA